The Microbulbifer sp. YPW1 genome contains the following window.
TGTGCTGGCCAACGTATCCAGGTTGGCTGCCACATCCACCGCGAGAGACTGTTCGAGGAAGTGCGCCTGTACACCGACGCCATCGATCAGGTCGCGGCTTTTCAGCAGCTCCACCAGTGCCAGGTAATCTTCCGTGGCATCCTCGAGGTTGAGGATGTTGTAGTCATTGAGCAGCAGCTTGGACTCGGGGAAATGCTCGCGTGCCAGCTCGAAAGCGGTAATCAGCCAGTCCCAGCCAGTCTCGCCGTCGCCACCCAGGGCTTCTTTATAAGCGGGGGGCGCGTGCAGCGGCTCGTTGACCACATCGATCATATCCAGATTCGGGTAGCGCGCGGCCACATCGGTGAGCCACTCATCGATCTCTGCGCGCTGCTCTTCCACACTGAGGCCGTCCAGCCAGCCCGGCTGCTGCTGACCCCAGAACAGGGTGTGGAACTTGAACTGCAGGTCGTTGTTGCCGGCAAAGGTGTGGGCGGTATCCAGGTCGGTCCACACCGGCATATCCCGCTCGGATTCCACACTGCCCCACTTGCCCGAGTTGCCGGGGGTGATCTGGTCGAAATAGGTGGTGAGCTGGTTGTAGTCGTCCGGGTGTTCGATGGCGGTACCGAAGAACTTGTCGTACACGGGGAGCACCGTGACTGTCACTGCGTCTGCCGGGCTGGACGCACCGCCGTCATCGCTGACACGTAGCTCAAAGACCAGCTGGGAGGATGCCTCAACCGCTGGAGCGGTAAAAGAGACGGTGCCGGCGTCACCGGCTGTCAGCGTCACGGAAGGACCGGAAACCTGGCTCCAGTTGTAGGTGGCTATGCTGCCATCCATGTCCGAGCCGGAGCCGGAGAGTGTCACGCTGGCACCTTCACTTACGGTGCGGTCCGCCCCTGCATTGGCGGTGGGGGCGATATTGTTATCGGTTACCTGCGCCTGCTCGGGCTGTTCGATGTCTTTATTGGTACAGCCGGCCGAGGCTATGGCAACAGCCAGTACGGCAATTGGAAACAGAGTGCTTTTCATGGTCGATACCCTTCCCGTTGGCCCGGTCTTCCGGGCTTTTTTGTTGTAAATACGGTTTGTCAGGGCGGCTTTTATCGGCCGTCCCAGGCTACTGACGCAGGGAGGCCACACAGAATGCGGGTGTGTCATCGCTGGAGTCATCGCTATTTTTATTCGCAGTCTGATGTCGGGCTCTGCGGCCCAACTTAGCGGTAACGCTACCACCCGATGTAAACGTTTACAACGCGTGACGCGATATTCATCTGTTTGCCGGGGCTGACGGCAGATTATGTCGGGGAAAAGTCCTTGACAGCGGGGGTATCAGTGAATAATTCTAGAAATTGTTAGCGGTAACAAAATAAATCCTACACTCACAATAACAAGCCGCCGCAGCCGCTCCGGAGCGTGATGAACTCCGTTGCGTCGGCAAATAGCGAGATGGGGACGCGCCCATGTTTAATACGAAGAAGATCAATAAAAAGCAGATTCAGGAAAACCGGTTCAAGAAAAATCGTCTATCGGAAGTGATTTTCGCCCTGGCGACTACCACAGTCGTGGCGGGTCCGAGCCTGGCGTTTGCCCAGGACGGTGCAGCGGAGGTCGCGCAGGACAAGCCTGTTCAGCAGCAATCCGCCAGTGACAGTACCGAAGACAGCAGCCCGGCATATGAGGGCACCCTGGAAGAGGTTACGGTCAGTGGTGTGCGTTACAACCTGCAGAACGCGCAGGATATCAAACGCAATGCCGATACCTTTGTCGATTCCATCTCTTCCGAGGACATGGGCTCACTGCCAGACCGCAGTGTGCTGGAAGCGATGCAGCGTATGCCCGGGGTGTCGATCGAGCGTTTTGCTGGCGCTGACGACCCGGACCACTTCGGTGTCGAGGGCTCCGGGGCCGTTATCCGCGGTATGACCGCGACCCGTTCCGAATTCAATGGCCGCGACTCCTTCACCGCCAACTCCGGCCGCGGTCTGTCTTTTCAGGATGTACCGCCGGAGCTGATGGGCGGGGTGGATGTCTACAAGAACCAGTCCGCGGATATGATCGAAGGGGGTATCGGTGGCACTGTGAGCCTGCGCACCCGCAAACCGTTCGACAGCCCGGAGCAAACTTTTTCGGTCTCCGCGGATTATTCCCAAGGCGACCTGGATGAAAATGGTACCCCCAGCCTGTCAGCGCTCTACAGCGACCGCTGGATGACCGAGGCTGGTGAATTCGGTGTGCTATTCAATGTGGCCCACTCCGAACTGCAGGGCACATCCCACGGTATTCAGTCCGATACCTATCTCAACTTCGATGCCGAGGGCATTGCCGGAGCGGAAAACTTCGACTCTGTCTGGTTGCCCAACGCGTCCAACTTTTTCCAGAAAAGAGACGACCGCACCCGCAAGGGCTATGCCGGTGCTTTCCAGTGGGCCAATACTGACGAGACGATCCTCGCTACCGCGCAGTTTATGCGCTCGGATTCACGCCTGTCCTGGACAGAAAATGCGGTGAAATACCAGGGCGACTCCTACGATGCCGCACGCACCGTGGGGCCGCTGGCGGGCACCGAGTTTTCCTTCGACGACGATGGCGTATTCGAGCAGGGCGCCATGGTGACCGAAGCCGGCTGGCGCGGTGGTTATGCTCCCGGTGACGGGCAGTACGGCTCCAAGTTCCAGACCGACACCCGGGTCAAGGATACCCACACCGTGGTGGACGATGTAGCCTTCAATCTTCAGCTCACACCCAACGAAAACTGGGAGTACAGTTTCGACCTGCAGTATATCCAGGCGGAAACCCAGGACGACGACCTGCAGATTGCCATGGGGCAGTGGATGTCTCAGACCTATGACGCCAGTGGTGATACACCCACACTGGTGGTGGGGGATCCCAACCAGCCCTATGACGGCAGCAGCGATCCCAACTGGTTCAGAGATCCGCAGAATTACTGGTGGCGCTCGGCCATGGATCACTTCGAGCGGTCTGAGGGCGAGTCTGTCGCAGGCCGTTTTGACGGTACTTACTACTTCAGCGAAGAGCCGCTGGGCCTGCTGCGCGCAGCCAAATTTGGTGCGCGCTTGGCGCAACGGGATCAGACGGTGCGGATTACCTCCTATAACTGGGGCCCAATCGGCGCCGAGTGGAATACCCCGTATTATCTCAATGACCCGGAAGTGGCCGACCAGCCCTACGAGTACGTCAACTTCAGTGACTTCCACCGCGGCGGCGTTGTCAGTGTGCCCGGCGGCGGCTTCCTGTTCCCGGATGCGGACTATGTGAAAGGGGTGCTGAAGGGTAACCGCGACCTGTTCATTTCTCCCGATGGTGACCCATGGGAACCCTACCGGACCCGTGAAGACATTATCGCCAAGGGCATATTCCAGGCCCCGGAAGTGTTTGACACCACGGAGACCAATCGCGCCGCCTATGTGCGCCTCGACTTTGGTTCCGATGAAACCGCATTGCGCTTCTCCGGTAATGTGGGTTTGCGTTACGTAGAACTGGAGCGTGAGGCGCTGGGCTCGGTGCAATACCCGGACTTCGTCGGCGTACCCTATCCGGACGGTGCCCCGGTGGTGCTGAATGACTACGATGCCGTCGAGGAATGGGCCACCCAGGCGGTGGTAGATGGACGCTTCGCCACCGC
Protein-coding sequences here:
- a CDS encoding TonB-dependent receptor gives rise to the protein MFNTKKINKKQIQENRFKKNRLSEVIFALATTTVVAGPSLAFAQDGAAEVAQDKPVQQQSASDSTEDSSPAYEGTLEEVTVSGVRYNLQNAQDIKRNADTFVDSISSEDMGSLPDRSVLEAMQRMPGVSIERFAGADDPDHFGVEGSGAVIRGMTATRSEFNGRDSFTANSGRGLSFQDVPPELMGGVDVYKNQSADMIEGGIGGTVSLRTRKPFDSPEQTFSVSADYSQGDLDENGTPSLSALYSDRWMTEAGEFGVLFNVAHSELQGTSHGIQSDTYLNFDAEGIAGAENFDSVWLPNASNFFQKRDDRTRKGYAGAFQWANTDETILATAQFMRSDSRLSWTENAVKYQGDSYDAARTVGPLAGTEFSFDDDGVFEQGAMVTEAGWRGGYAPGDGQYGSKFQTDTRVKDTHTVVDDVAFNLQLTPNENWEYSFDLQYIQAETQDDDLQIAMGQWMSQTYDASGDTPTLVVGDPNQPYDGSSDPNWFRDPQNYWWRSAMDHFERSEGESVAGRFDGTYYFSEEPLGLLRAAKFGARLAQRDQTVRITSYNWGPIGAEWNTPYYLNDPEVADQPYEYVNFSDFHRGGVVSVPGGGFLFPDADYVKGVLKGNRDLFISPDGDPWEPYRTREDIIAKGIFQAPEVFDTTETNRAAYVRLDFGSDETALRFSGNVGLRYVELEREALGSVQYPDFVGVPYPDGAPVVLNDYDAVEEWATQAVVDGRFATAREAMAYARDPSNWLTPEEKAFGNDAFSAEEAWSKYSSVLPSFNLKLELREDLLARFAVSKAIALPDMSEVKNQAVIGARQLGVVREDGPVEPPADGEETEDNGTNIVSVAPVDWTGSGGNPYLWPMESIQYDASVEWYFADVGSFTTSAFYKDLSDTFIKGAFPRDFANPLTGQVQTVDFESTINGGDGFMQGVELAYQQFYDFLPAPFDGVGLQLNYTWIDSGLSNSGVEGAAEPTTGEEQAFDRYPLPDISLLPLRGVSEHTFNVVGMYEKGPWSARLAYNWRSKYLLTTRDTISKYPIFNDDAGYMDGSIFYNFDNGVTVGLQASNLLDTQTETIMQLDNQGTEARRSWFIQDRRYALIVRANF